Proteins encoded together in one Eublepharis macularius isolate TG4126 chromosome 2, MPM_Emac_v1.0, whole genome shotgun sequence window:
- the PROSER1 gene encoding proline and serine-rich protein 1 isoform X3 produces MDKKAFEMVLDEIRKAVLMEYKLKAIEYVHGYFSSEQIVELLRYFSWAEPQLKAMKALQHKMVAVSASKVVNILNCFTFSKDKLIALELLASNIVDAQNYRLIEDLFKISLSEKKRCRRILEQASKGGCKAPHAMISSCGMIPGNPYPKGRPSRINGIFPGSPIKKENEEYTNEGKGIAARILGPSKPAPATYNPHKPVPYPIPPCRPHATIAPSAYNNAGLVPLASVIAPGLPAPPPYATSHVGTGKTENEELSNQAKSSQNAAFATQTNHLFTPHGSNPAASPAPTPSSVKAISHSSTLASPAIPGISMSTPVLPTFPGQVISSVHPPQPLTPTPTPSVVKSHSLSGVPTTSAHCATSASLPTTFSGLASVLPAAAAPHGLSTQCTTPAPNEAFASATAPFASLPFSAVSVATSTSNSSSLPSAFTGLPLSLTPTPQGIASPIPSAAAGSPATSLPCPLNLPNPLLSVLKGFLSVNDSSVMSSTPLPSTMTAELASLSSLTSQNSEASSSSSNKCYTPTATSALQHPSTPGLAIFPGLPSQSGTSNSAIPPALPSQSPLATLPSSVVPVSSTSSVALSHCTSPANPEQQVSATPTSSTIPTLVKTEPTSPTLSGFKSPLHSAGPSHSTSGLSAALGHVYTSTTSLPVSLPSSLNPALSSLSSLSAPLISSPSIAAHASSTPIAPVYNALPPFTSLTSSFAFPGNPALTPTGSLLPIPLTTSSAISASHASSTSTVLPTLIASAAAPAPPFSLNLCSAVPSLFSVPQVPLGSCSSSFPPFPVSNTPSVTPALPSFPGLQASSTVAAVAPLPAAATAPAPAPVLPGFASAFSSNFNSALVAQAGLTSGLQAPGSTVFPGLLSLPGIPGLAQSATQSSLQELQQTAAAQSALLQAHSASALENYTSQPDGFTTYPPASGTPGTPFTLQASLPQSGWQ; encoded by the exons ATGGATAAGAAAGCATTTGAGATGGTGCTTGATGAAATTAGAAAG gCCGTGTtgatggaatacaaattaaaagCCATTGAATATGTACATGGATACTTTTCTAGTGAGCAG ATTGTGGAGTTGCTGAGGTACTTCTCTTGGGCTGAACCACAATTAAAGGCAATGAAGGCATTGCAACAT AAAATGGTAGCTGTTTCTGCCTCAAAAGTGGTTAACATCCTCAACTGTTTCACTTTTAGCAAAGACAAGCTTATTGCACTAGAACTGCTGGCTTC CAATATTGTTGATGCTCAGAATTACCGCCTGATCGAAGACCTCTTCAAAATTAGCCTGTCTGAGAAGAAGAGGTGTAGGAGAATTCTTGAGCAG GCTTCCAAAGGAGGTTGCAAAGCACCTCATGCtatgatctcttcctgcggtatGATTCCTGGAAACCCTTATCCCAAGGGGAGGCCCAGCCGGATAAATGGCATCTTCCCA GGGTCACCTATCAAAAAGGAGAATGAAGAGTATACGAATGAAGGCAAAGGAATTGCAGCCCGTATTCTTGGCCCATCCAAGCCA GCTCCGGCAACATACAATCCACACAAGCCTGTTCCTTATCCTATCCCTCCTTGTCGACCTCATGCAACCATCGCACCAA GTGCTTACAACAATGCTGGTCTTGTTCCACTAGCCAGTGTCATAGCCCCTGGCTTGCCAGCTCCACCACCATATGCTACTAGTCATGTAGGAACAGGTAAAACAG AAAATGAAGAGCTTTCCAATCAGGCAAAATCTTCCCAGAATGCAG CTTTTGCTACACAAACGAATCATCTCTTTACACCTCATGGTTCTAACCCTGCTGCttctccagccccaaccccatcATCTGTTAAGGCAATAAGCCATTCATCAACACTGGCATCTCCAGCCATCCCAGGGATAAGCATGTCCACCCCTGTTCTTCCCACCTTCCCTGGGCAGGTCATCTCCTCCGTCCATCCACCTCAACCGTTGACGCCGACACCTACCCCCTCTGTTGTCAAATCCCATTCCTTGTCTGGTGTTCCTACCACATCTGCTCATTgtgccacctctgcttctcttccTACCACTTTCTCTgggctggcttctgtgctgcctgctgcAGCAGCCCCTCATGGGCTTTCCACGCAGTGTACCACTCCTGCACCTAATGAAGCTTTTGCATCTGCCACGGCACCCTTTGCCAGCCTACCTTTTTCTGCAGTGTCTGTGGCTACCTCTACTAGTAACTCCAGTTCACTGCCGTCGGCTTTCACTGGCCTTCCTTTGTCCTTGACTCCTACTCCACAGGGGATAGCTAGTCCCATTCCATCTGCAGCTGCTGGTTCTCCTGCCACTAGCCTCCCATGTCCTCTTAACTTGCCAAATCCACTTCTGTCTGTCTTAAAggggtttctgtcagtaaacgATAGCTCCGTAATGAGTTCAACACCTTTACCATCTACCATGACAGCTGAGCTTGCTTCTTTATCCAGTCTTACAAGCCAGAACTCTGAAGCCTCCTCTTCATCCAGTAACAAGTGTTACACTCCAACTGCTACCTCTGCCCTTCAGCATCCTTCCACTCCAGGACTGGCCATTTTCCCTGGGCTCCCATCTCAGTCTGGAACTAGCAACAGTGCAATCCCACCTGCATTACCATCGCAGTCTCCGTTGGCCACGTTGCCATCCTCCGTTGTTCCAGTCAGCAGTACCTCCTCAGTTGCTCTTTCCCATTGTACAAGCCCTGCTAATCCTGAACAGCAGGTTTCAGCCACCCCAACTTCCTCAACAATTCCCACCCTGGTCAAAACTGAACCCACCAGCCCTACTCTATCAGGTTTCAAAAGCCCTTTGCATTCTGCTGGGCCCTCTCATAGCACTTCCGGCTTATCAGCAGCACTTGGGCATGTGTATACCTCAACGACTTCCTTGCCGGTCAGCCTTCCCAGTTCCCTTAATCCAGCACTCTCCAGCCTCTCCTCCTTGAGTGCTCCTCTCATCAGCTCCCCTTCCATTGCTGCTCACGCTTCATCCACTCCAATAGCTCCCGTATATAATGCACTTCCGCCTTTCACTTCGCTGACCAGCAGTTTTGCTTTTCCTGGCAACCCAGCACTTACTCCAACAGGGTCTCTATTGCCCATTCCACTCACAACTTCATCGGCCATCTCTGCCTCTCATGCCAGCTCCACCAGCACTGTCCTCCCGACGCTCATTGCTTCAGCAGCTGCCCCAGCGCCTCCGTTCTCCCTTAACCTGTGCAGTGCTGTCCCTTCCTTGTTTTCTGTGCCTCAAGTCCCTCTAGGCTCATGCAGCTCATCCTTCCCGCCTTTCCCTGTCTCTAACACTCCCTCTGTCACTCCtgctctcccttctttccctgggCTCCAGGCATCTTCTACAGTAGCAGCAGTCGCCCCGCTGCCGGCAGCTGCCACAGCCCCAGCGCCAGCTCCAGTGCTGCCAGGGTTTGCCTCGGCCTTTAGCTCAAACTTCAACTCGGCACTTGTTGCACAGGCTGG CCTGACTTCTGGGCTTCAAGCCCCTGGAAGTACAGTTTTCCCAGGACTCCTCTCTCTTCCCGGCATCCCTGGCCTTGCCCAGAGTGCCACACAGTCTTCCCTGCAGGAACTGCAGCAAACTGCAGCTGCACAGTCAGCATTGCTACAG
- the PROSER1 gene encoding proline and serine-rich protein 1 isoform X2, with the protein MMLISFLIFLGCFFRRRQFYNKECLERTRGCALEESKMDKKAFEMVLDEIRKAVLMEYKLKAIEYVHGYFSSEQIVELLRYFSWAEPQLKAMKALQHKMVAVSASKVVNILNCFTFSKDKLIALELLASNIVDAQNYRLIEDLFKISLSEKKRCRRILEQASKGGCKAPHAMISSCGMIPGNPYPKGRPSRINGIFPGSPIKKENEEYTNEGKGIAARILGPSKPAPATYNPHKPVPYPIPPCRPHATIAPSAYNNAGLVPLASVIAPGLPAPPPYATSHVGTENEELSNQAKSSQNAAFATQTNHLFTPHGSNPAASPAPTPSSVKAISHSSTLASPAIPGISMSTPVLPTFPGQVISSVHPPQPLTPTPTPSVVKSHSLSGVPTTSAHCATSASLPTTFSGLASVLPAAAAPHGLSTQCTTPAPNEAFASATAPFASLPFSAVSVATSTSNSSSLPSAFTGLPLSLTPTPQGIASPIPSAAAGSPATSLPCPLNLPNPLLSVLKGFLSVNDSSVMSSTPLPSTMTAELASLSSLTSQNSEASSSSSNKCYTPTATSALQHPSTPGLAIFPGLPSQSGTSNSAIPPALPSQSPLATLPSSVVPVSSTSSVALSHCTSPANPEQQVSATPTSSTIPTLVKTEPTSPTLSGFKSPLHSAGPSHSTSGLSAALGHVYTSTTSLPVSLPSSLNPALSSLSSLSAPLISSPSIAAHASSTPIAPVYNALPPFTSLTSSFAFPGNPALTPTGSLLPIPLTTSSAISASHASSTSTVLPTLIASAAAPAPPFSLNLCSAVPSLFSVPQVPLGSCSSSFPPFPVSNTPSVTPALPSFPGLQASSTVAAVAPLPAAATAPAPAPVLPGFASAFSSNFNSALVAQAGLTSGLQAPGSTVFPGLLSLPGIPGLAQSATQSSLQELQQTAAAQSALLQAHSASALENYTSQPDGFTTYPPASGTPGTPFTLQASLPQSGWQ; encoded by the exons ATGATGCTCATCTCTTTTCTGATTTTCTTAGGGTGTTTCTTCCGCAGAAGGCAATTTTACAATAAAGAGTGCCTGGAACGGACCAGAGGCTGTGCCCTTGAAGAAAGCAAGATGGATAAGAAAGCATTTGAGATGGTGCTTGATGAAATTAGAAAG gCCGTGTtgatggaatacaaattaaaagCCATTGAATATGTACATGGATACTTTTCTAGTGAGCAG ATTGTGGAGTTGCTGAGGTACTTCTCTTGGGCTGAACCACAATTAAAGGCAATGAAGGCATTGCAACAT AAAATGGTAGCTGTTTCTGCCTCAAAAGTGGTTAACATCCTCAACTGTTTCACTTTTAGCAAAGACAAGCTTATTGCACTAGAACTGCTGGCTTC CAATATTGTTGATGCTCAGAATTACCGCCTGATCGAAGACCTCTTCAAAATTAGCCTGTCTGAGAAGAAGAGGTGTAGGAGAATTCTTGAGCAG GCTTCCAAAGGAGGTTGCAAAGCACCTCATGCtatgatctcttcctgcggtatGATTCCTGGAAACCCTTATCCCAAGGGGAGGCCCAGCCGGATAAATGGCATCTTCCCA GGGTCACCTATCAAAAAGGAGAATGAAGAGTATACGAATGAAGGCAAAGGAATTGCAGCCCGTATTCTTGGCCCATCCAAGCCA GCTCCGGCAACATACAATCCACACAAGCCTGTTCCTTATCCTATCCCTCCTTGTCGACCTCATGCAACCATCGCACCAA GTGCTTACAACAATGCTGGTCTTGTTCCACTAGCCAGTGTCATAGCCCCTGGCTTGCCAGCTCCACCACCATATGCTACTAGTCATGTAGGAACAG AAAATGAAGAGCTTTCCAATCAGGCAAAATCTTCCCAGAATGCAG CTTTTGCTACACAAACGAATCATCTCTTTACACCTCATGGTTCTAACCCTGCTGCttctccagccccaaccccatcATCTGTTAAGGCAATAAGCCATTCATCAACACTGGCATCTCCAGCCATCCCAGGGATAAGCATGTCCACCCCTGTTCTTCCCACCTTCCCTGGGCAGGTCATCTCCTCCGTCCATCCACCTCAACCGTTGACGCCGACACCTACCCCCTCTGTTGTCAAATCCCATTCCTTGTCTGGTGTTCCTACCACATCTGCTCATTgtgccacctctgcttctcttccTACCACTTTCTCTgggctggcttctgtgctgcctgctgcAGCAGCCCCTCATGGGCTTTCCACGCAGTGTACCACTCCTGCACCTAATGAAGCTTTTGCATCTGCCACGGCACCCTTTGCCAGCCTACCTTTTTCTGCAGTGTCTGTGGCTACCTCTACTAGTAACTCCAGTTCACTGCCGTCGGCTTTCACTGGCCTTCCTTTGTCCTTGACTCCTACTCCACAGGGGATAGCTAGTCCCATTCCATCTGCAGCTGCTGGTTCTCCTGCCACTAGCCTCCCATGTCCTCTTAACTTGCCAAATCCACTTCTGTCTGTCTTAAAggggtttctgtcagtaaacgATAGCTCCGTAATGAGTTCAACACCTTTACCATCTACCATGACAGCTGAGCTTGCTTCTTTATCCAGTCTTACAAGCCAGAACTCTGAAGCCTCCTCTTCATCCAGTAACAAGTGTTACACTCCAACTGCTACCTCTGCCCTTCAGCATCCTTCCACTCCAGGACTGGCCATTTTCCCTGGGCTCCCATCTCAGTCTGGAACTAGCAACAGTGCAATCCCACCTGCATTACCATCGCAGTCTCCGTTGGCCACGTTGCCATCCTCCGTTGTTCCAGTCAGCAGTACCTCCTCAGTTGCTCTTTCCCATTGTACAAGCCCTGCTAATCCTGAACAGCAGGTTTCAGCCACCCCAACTTCCTCAACAATTCCCACCCTGGTCAAAACTGAACCCACCAGCCCTACTCTATCAGGTTTCAAAAGCCCTTTGCATTCTGCTGGGCCCTCTCATAGCACTTCCGGCTTATCAGCAGCACTTGGGCATGTGTATACCTCAACGACTTCCTTGCCGGTCAGCCTTCCCAGTTCCCTTAATCCAGCACTCTCCAGCCTCTCCTCCTTGAGTGCTCCTCTCATCAGCTCCCCTTCCATTGCTGCTCACGCTTCATCCACTCCAATAGCTCCCGTATATAATGCACTTCCGCCTTTCACTTCGCTGACCAGCAGTTTTGCTTTTCCTGGCAACCCAGCACTTACTCCAACAGGGTCTCTATTGCCCATTCCACTCACAACTTCATCGGCCATCTCTGCCTCTCATGCCAGCTCCACCAGCACTGTCCTCCCGACGCTCATTGCTTCAGCAGCTGCCCCAGCGCCTCCGTTCTCCCTTAACCTGTGCAGTGCTGTCCCTTCCTTGTTTTCTGTGCCTCAAGTCCCTCTAGGCTCATGCAGCTCATCCTTCCCGCCTTTCCCTGTCTCTAACACTCCCTCTGTCACTCCtgctctcccttctttccctgggCTCCAGGCATCTTCTACAGTAGCAGCAGTCGCCCCGCTGCCGGCAGCTGCCACAGCCCCAGCGCCAGCTCCAGTGCTGCCAGGGTTTGCCTCGGCCTTTAGCTCAAACTTCAACTCGGCACTTGTTGCACAGGCTGG CCTGACTTCTGGGCTTCAAGCCCCTGGAAGTACAGTTTTCCCAGGACTCCTCTCTCTTCCCGGCATCCCTGGCCTTGCCCAGAGTGCCACACAGTCTTCCCTGCAGGAACTGCAGCAAACTGCAGCTGCACAGTCAGCATTGCTACAG
- the PROSER1 gene encoding proline and serine-rich protein 1 isoform X1, translated as MMLISFLIFLGCFFRRRQFYNKECLERTRGCALEESKMDKKAFEMVLDEIRKAVLMEYKLKAIEYVHGYFSSEQIVELLRYFSWAEPQLKAMKALQHKMVAVSASKVVNILNCFTFSKDKLIALELLASNIVDAQNYRLIEDLFKISLSEKKRCRRILEQASKGGCKAPHAMISSCGMIPGNPYPKGRPSRINGIFPGSPIKKENEEYTNEGKGIAARILGPSKPAPATYNPHKPVPYPIPPCRPHATIAPSAYNNAGLVPLASVIAPGLPAPPPYATSHVGTGKTENEELSNQAKSSQNAAFATQTNHLFTPHGSNPAASPAPTPSSVKAISHSSTLASPAIPGISMSTPVLPTFPGQVISSVHPPQPLTPTPTPSVVKSHSLSGVPTTSAHCATSASLPTTFSGLASVLPAAAAPHGLSTQCTTPAPNEAFASATAPFASLPFSAVSVATSTSNSSSLPSAFTGLPLSLTPTPQGIASPIPSAAAGSPATSLPCPLNLPNPLLSVLKGFLSVNDSSVMSSTPLPSTMTAELASLSSLTSQNSEASSSSSNKCYTPTATSALQHPSTPGLAIFPGLPSQSGTSNSAIPPALPSQSPLATLPSSVVPVSSTSSVALSHCTSPANPEQQVSATPTSSTIPTLVKTEPTSPTLSGFKSPLHSAGPSHSTSGLSAALGHVYTSTTSLPVSLPSSLNPALSSLSSLSAPLISSPSIAAHASSTPIAPVYNALPPFTSLTSSFAFPGNPALTPTGSLLPIPLTTSSAISASHASSTSTVLPTLIASAAAPAPPFSLNLCSAVPSLFSVPQVPLGSCSSSFPPFPVSNTPSVTPALPSFPGLQASSTVAAVAPLPAAATAPAPAPVLPGFASAFSSNFNSALVAQAGLTSGLQAPGSTVFPGLLSLPGIPGLAQSATQSSLQELQQTAAAQSALLQAHSASALENYTSQPDGFTTYPPASGTPGTPFTLQASLPQSGWQ; from the exons ATGATGCTCATCTCTTTTCTGATTTTCTTAGGGTGTTTCTTCCGCAGAAGGCAATTTTACAATAAAGAGTGCCTGGAACGGACCAGAGGCTGTGCCCTTGAAGAAAGCAAGATGGATAAGAAAGCATTTGAGATGGTGCTTGATGAAATTAGAAAG gCCGTGTtgatggaatacaaattaaaagCCATTGAATATGTACATGGATACTTTTCTAGTGAGCAG ATTGTGGAGTTGCTGAGGTACTTCTCTTGGGCTGAACCACAATTAAAGGCAATGAAGGCATTGCAACAT AAAATGGTAGCTGTTTCTGCCTCAAAAGTGGTTAACATCCTCAACTGTTTCACTTTTAGCAAAGACAAGCTTATTGCACTAGAACTGCTGGCTTC CAATATTGTTGATGCTCAGAATTACCGCCTGATCGAAGACCTCTTCAAAATTAGCCTGTCTGAGAAGAAGAGGTGTAGGAGAATTCTTGAGCAG GCTTCCAAAGGAGGTTGCAAAGCACCTCATGCtatgatctcttcctgcggtatGATTCCTGGAAACCCTTATCCCAAGGGGAGGCCCAGCCGGATAAATGGCATCTTCCCA GGGTCACCTATCAAAAAGGAGAATGAAGAGTATACGAATGAAGGCAAAGGAATTGCAGCCCGTATTCTTGGCCCATCCAAGCCA GCTCCGGCAACATACAATCCACACAAGCCTGTTCCTTATCCTATCCCTCCTTGTCGACCTCATGCAACCATCGCACCAA GTGCTTACAACAATGCTGGTCTTGTTCCACTAGCCAGTGTCATAGCCCCTGGCTTGCCAGCTCCACCACCATATGCTACTAGTCATGTAGGAACAGGTAAAACAG AAAATGAAGAGCTTTCCAATCAGGCAAAATCTTCCCAGAATGCAG CTTTTGCTACACAAACGAATCATCTCTTTACACCTCATGGTTCTAACCCTGCTGCttctccagccccaaccccatcATCTGTTAAGGCAATAAGCCATTCATCAACACTGGCATCTCCAGCCATCCCAGGGATAAGCATGTCCACCCCTGTTCTTCCCACCTTCCCTGGGCAGGTCATCTCCTCCGTCCATCCACCTCAACCGTTGACGCCGACACCTACCCCCTCTGTTGTCAAATCCCATTCCTTGTCTGGTGTTCCTACCACATCTGCTCATTgtgccacctctgcttctcttccTACCACTTTCTCTgggctggcttctgtgctgcctgctgcAGCAGCCCCTCATGGGCTTTCCACGCAGTGTACCACTCCTGCACCTAATGAAGCTTTTGCATCTGCCACGGCACCCTTTGCCAGCCTACCTTTTTCTGCAGTGTCTGTGGCTACCTCTACTAGTAACTCCAGTTCACTGCCGTCGGCTTTCACTGGCCTTCCTTTGTCCTTGACTCCTACTCCACAGGGGATAGCTAGTCCCATTCCATCTGCAGCTGCTGGTTCTCCTGCCACTAGCCTCCCATGTCCTCTTAACTTGCCAAATCCACTTCTGTCTGTCTTAAAggggtttctgtcagtaaacgATAGCTCCGTAATGAGTTCAACACCTTTACCATCTACCATGACAGCTGAGCTTGCTTCTTTATCCAGTCTTACAAGCCAGAACTCTGAAGCCTCCTCTTCATCCAGTAACAAGTGTTACACTCCAACTGCTACCTCTGCCCTTCAGCATCCTTCCACTCCAGGACTGGCCATTTTCCCTGGGCTCCCATCTCAGTCTGGAACTAGCAACAGTGCAATCCCACCTGCATTACCATCGCAGTCTCCGTTGGCCACGTTGCCATCCTCCGTTGTTCCAGTCAGCAGTACCTCCTCAGTTGCTCTTTCCCATTGTACAAGCCCTGCTAATCCTGAACAGCAGGTTTCAGCCACCCCAACTTCCTCAACAATTCCCACCCTGGTCAAAACTGAACCCACCAGCCCTACTCTATCAGGTTTCAAAAGCCCTTTGCATTCTGCTGGGCCCTCTCATAGCACTTCCGGCTTATCAGCAGCACTTGGGCATGTGTATACCTCAACGACTTCCTTGCCGGTCAGCCTTCCCAGTTCCCTTAATCCAGCACTCTCCAGCCTCTCCTCCTTGAGTGCTCCTCTCATCAGCTCCCCTTCCATTGCTGCTCACGCTTCATCCACTCCAATAGCTCCCGTATATAATGCACTTCCGCCTTTCACTTCGCTGACCAGCAGTTTTGCTTTTCCTGGCAACCCAGCACTTACTCCAACAGGGTCTCTATTGCCCATTCCACTCACAACTTCATCGGCCATCTCTGCCTCTCATGCCAGCTCCACCAGCACTGTCCTCCCGACGCTCATTGCTTCAGCAGCTGCCCCAGCGCCTCCGTTCTCCCTTAACCTGTGCAGTGCTGTCCCTTCCTTGTTTTCTGTGCCTCAAGTCCCTCTAGGCTCATGCAGCTCATCCTTCCCGCCTTTCCCTGTCTCTAACACTCCCTCTGTCACTCCtgctctcccttctttccctgggCTCCAGGCATCTTCTACAGTAGCAGCAGTCGCCCCGCTGCCGGCAGCTGCCACAGCCCCAGCGCCAGCTCCAGTGCTGCCAGGGTTTGCCTCGGCCTTTAGCTCAAACTTCAACTCGGCACTTGTTGCACAGGCTGG CCTGACTTCTGGGCTTCAAGCCCCTGGAAGTACAGTTTTCCCAGGACTCCTCTCTCTTCCCGGCATCCCTGGCCTTGCCCAGAGTGCCACACAGTCTTCCCTGCAGGAACTGCAGCAAACTGCAGCTGCACAGTCAGCATTGCTACAG